A genomic region of Methylobacterium durans contains the following coding sequences:
- a CDS encoding VCBS domain-containing protein yields MNAAIFEADLQSKLVGMGGVEIRALFDGAAYLAANPDVAASGLDPLLHYHLFGWKEGRDPSLFFETTAYLAANPDVAAAGIDPLEHYLAYGRREGRSATPALLQERGFDAAFYRASNPDVAASGIDPFHHYMTFGNLEGRRPNALFDKAYYLAHNPDVARSGIDALTHYMLFGWREGRDPSAALDTLKYLKSNPDVASAGVNPLVHVLTFGAGEGRVVRPVDEAPSAIVLSSATVDENAAGARIGTLRTADPDGGPFSYTLSDARFEVVDGVLQLRAGQALDHESQPSIRLIVTATDATGLALSTAFDITITDREEAPSFAATRSAAAIVDGTSSAVTGASGLIAFTDPDASDRHNVLVQPVSAASSKLGVFEARVSTPAHDGYGAVEWTYTPDQTLVRALGAGETIQESYQIILSDLGGADSAIHVVTITIKGTNDAPVITGSDVGAVQEDGVLAASGHLAITDDDHGESAFLPGAVTGRYGSLAIDESGAWTYTLLNGSKAVQGLKAGVHDADLLTVTSLDGTQHVITVTVTGADDAAVIAGVDAGTVREDGLLTAAGQLTISDPDEGDSVFLAGSVTGAYGTLSIDSAGHWVYALLNGHAAVQALGAHDHTTDTLTVASRDGTQHGIVVTIDGTNDAPTFGGISTGSVTEDQVLSANGLLTITDVDAGESSFVAGSYNGSYGIVTIDARGAWTYTLTGNALPAVQALNTGETLSDTISVNAIDGTATPIGITINGTREALFSFDNGLVGWTYTGGATVGATGDGAEGTITSSAGKTAAEIEDFLGLSHGSISTAAGTLPSAGHAMKTTLIVEAGQSVVFDWSFTFTDSGPYQDFGMVSVDGTVSLLAKATSASGSYHSISFATAGPHTLGFAAFDTGDNSVNPILRVDHIDLV; encoded by the coding sequence TGAAACAACCGCCTATCTCGCGGCAAACCCCGACGTTGCAGCTGCGGGCATTGACCCGCTTGAGCACTATCTCGCTTACGGACGGCGTGAAGGTCGCTCCGCAACCCCGGCCCTGCTGCAGGAACGAGGTTTCGACGCAGCGTTCTATCGAGCCTCGAATCCCGATGTCGCGGCATCCGGCATCGATCCCTTTCACCACTACATGACCTTCGGAAATCTCGAAGGCCGGCGCCCCAACGCGTTGTTCGACAAGGCCTATTATCTTGCGCACAATCCAGATGTGGCGCGTTCCGGCATAGATGCTCTCACGCATTACATGCTGTTTGGCTGGCGCGAAGGGCGCGATCCCTCGGCCGCGCTCGACACATTGAAATACTTGAAGAGCAACCCGGATGTCGCGAGTGCCGGTGTCAACCCACTCGTACACGTCCTCACCTTCGGGGCAGGAGAGGGGCGCGTCGTCCGGCCTGTCGATGAGGCGCCAAGTGCGATTGTCCTGTCCTCGGCGACGGTGGATGAGAACGCTGCCGGAGCCCGGATCGGAACTCTGCGGACTGCCGATCCCGATGGCGGTCCGTTCAGCTACACCCTCAGCGACGCACGCTTCGAGGTTGTCGACGGCGTTCTTCAATTGCGAGCAGGGCAGGCCCTCGACCACGAGAGCCAGCCCAGCATCCGCCTGATCGTGACGGCCACCGATGCGACGGGCCTCGCGCTCAGCACGGCCTTCGACATCACAATCACTGATCGAGAGGAGGCGCCGAGCTTTGCTGCAACCCGTAGCGCGGCCGCCATCGTCGATGGAACCAGCAGCGCGGTAACAGGCGCCAGCGGTCTCATCGCCTTCACCGATCCGGACGCGAGCGACCGGCACAATGTCCTCGTCCAGCCCGTTTCCGCTGCCTCGTCGAAGCTCGGCGTCTTCGAGGCCAGGGTTTCAACGCCTGCCCATGACGGATACGGCGCGGTGGAATGGACCTACACGCCTGATCAGACCCTCGTGCGCGCACTCGGAGCCGGAGAGACGATCCAGGAATCCTACCAGATCATCCTGTCCGATCTCGGGGGAGCCGACAGCGCCATTCACGTCGTCACGATCACGATCAAGGGCACCAACGATGCCCCTGTGATCACCGGCTCGGATGTCGGGGCCGTTCAGGAAGATGGCGTGCTCGCTGCGTCAGGGCACCTCGCCATCACGGATGACGATCACGGGGAGAGCGCTTTTCTCCCGGGCGCCGTGACGGGGCGGTACGGCTCGCTTGCGATCGATGAGAGCGGCGCTTGGACCTACACCTTGCTGAACGGCAGCAAAGCCGTGCAGGGCCTGAAAGCTGGCGTCCATGACGCCGATCTGCTCACGGTCACCAGCCTGGACGGAACCCAGCATGTCATCACGGTCACGGTCACTGGCGCCGACGACGCCGCCGTCATCGCAGGCGTCGATGCCGGGACCGTTCGGGAGGACGGCCTTCTCACTGCGGCGGGCCAGCTCACGATCTCCGATCCTGACGAGGGGGATAGCGTCTTCCTCGCGGGGTCGGTGACCGGCGCCTACGGCACGCTGTCGATCGATAGCGCAGGACATTGGGTCTACGCATTGCTCAACGGCCATGCCGCCGTGCAGGCGCTCGGTGCGCACGACCACACGACTGACACGTTGACCGTCGCCAGCCGCGACGGGACGCAGCACGGCATCGTCGTCACCATCGACGGCACCAACGACGCTCCGACCTTCGGCGGCATCAGCACCGGCTCTGTAACCGAAGATCAGGTCCTGAGCGCCAATGGCCTCCTGACCATCACGGATGTCGATGCGGGAGAAAGCTCCTTCGTGGCCGGGAGCTACAACGGCAGCTATGGCATCGTGACGATCGATGCACGCGGTGCCTGGACCTACACGCTGACCGGCAATGCGTTGCCGGCCGTGCAGGCTCTGAACACCGGAGAGACGTTGAGCGATACGATCTCGGTGAACGCGATCGATGGAACGGCAACACCGATCGGCATCACGATCAATGGCACAAGAGAGGCGCTCTTCTCCTTCGACAACGGATTGGTGGGCTGGACATACACCGGCGGCGCCACCGTAGGCGCCACCGGGGACGGGGCGGAAGGAACGATCACATCGAGTGCTGGCAAGACGGCGGCAGAAATCGAGGACTTCCTCGGCCTTTCCCACGGTTCCATCTCAACAGCGGCGGGAACCCTTCCCTCGGCAGGCCATGCGATGAAGACGACCCTCATCGTGGAGGCTGGCCAATCCGTCGTATTTGACTGGTCGTTCACATTCACCGACAGCGGACCCTATCAAGATTTTGGGATGGTCTCCGTCGATGGAACTGTAAGTTTGCTGGCAAAGGCCACATCGGCTTCAGGATCGTACCACTCGATCTCGTTCGCCACGGCCGGACCTCACACATTGGGTTTTGCGGCGTTCGACACAGGCGACAACTCTGTCAATCCGATCCTGCGCGTGGATCACATTGATCTCGTTTGA